The Gallus gallus isolate bGalGal1 chromosome 5, bGalGal1.mat.broiler.GRCg7b, whole genome shotgun sequence region ACAAGATTAGGAAGTTTTCATCTGTGCCTTTAAAAAAAGCCCACGTCCCTGCCAAGATGTATTAGGAGAGCTGCTAAAAAGGAGTCATCCTGTTCCAGGACTGCTCAGCTTATGTAACAGGGAAATCCTAACTAGCAGATACTCCCCCCGTGTGCTGTCAGCAGGCACGTGCCATTTCGGAGTTTTCAGCTGCTTGATTGATACTTTGCTGGTTTATTTAGACATATTTACAAATGTATTCTCCCCCATCTCCATTTGTACAGGCTGCGTAATGTTGTTATAAAACGCAGTACAGacctcacctcaccacaaggatctttaaataaaatatattgtaaaGTGCCGGAtacaattgttttaaaaaagacagtTCCAATTACAGCAGGTATTTGGCTGCCACAGGGGCAGCTTCGCACACCGGGACATTCCCAGCACGAGTCTTTCTGCCAGCTGAGCGGGAGATCCCCTCTAGCTCTCCAGCTTCAAGTCCAAAGGCTTTAGGAAGTGCGGTAGCGGCAGATCGTCCAGAGCCTCGGGGAAGTGCTCGGGTGCAATGGTCCTGATCAAGACACGCATGGCTCCGACAAACAGCGACGGGGGAGCCAGGCCCACCAGGCACCGGAACCGGCTCTCCCCCAGCAAGTCCTGCCACTGCTGCCGGTCGTCCAGCAGTTGTTGTTTCATGGCGAACCGCAGGTCCTGAGGCACGAAGAGGAAGAGGCAGTCGAGGCAGAGCAGCTTGGCGCGCATGTTGGCCACCGGCGCGTGGcccacctgctgcagcagggtgtCCAGGGGGGTGTTCCCCGCGCCGTCGCGCAGGCAGGGCGAGGCGccgtgccccagcagcagcagcaggcactcGGGCCGCACCAGCTCGCAGGCCAGGTGCAGGGCCGTCTTGCCGCCCTCCACGCGGCTGCAGCCCCGGCGGTCCAGGTGGGCGGCCCGCTCGGCCGGCGGGAAGGCCTGCACGGCCTTGAGGATGCGGAAGAGGACGCGGACGCGGTTGTAGCGGACGGCCATGGCCAGGTGAGGAGCCGaggcctggcagcagctgaagctCTGGCTGGGCACGGCCAGCGCGCTCTGCGGGAACTTAGCGAGCAGGTGCCGGGCGTAGGGCTGGTGGTCGTGCACCAGGGCGTACAGCAGCGCCTCGGAGGGCGAGTAGAGGCTCACCTTGCCCCCGTCCTCCCAGTGGAAGACCTCCATGGTCCGCATGTCCTCCAGGAACCAGACGGGCAGCAGGTCGCGCACCGCTTGGTAGAAGGCGAAGGACGATTTCTTGCACTGCTTCTGCGACTGGGCG contains the following coding sequences:
- the ANKRD9 gene encoding ankyrin repeat domain-containing protein 9, translated to MPWSVRWVGGPGAQSQKQCKKSSFAFYQAVRDLLPVWFLEDMRTMEVFHWEDGGKVSLYSPSEALLYALVHDHQPYARHLLAKFPQSALAVPSQSFSCCQASAPHLAMAVRYNRVRVLFRILKAVQAFPPAERAAHLDRRGCSRVEGGKTALHLACELVRPECLLLLLGHGASPCLRDGAGNTPLDTLLQQVGHAPVANMRAKLLCLDCLFLFVPQDLRFAMKQQLLDDRQQWQDLLGESRFRCLVGLAPPSLFVGAMRVLIRTIAPEHFPEALDDLPLPHFLKPLDLKLES